TCTTCATTACAAAATCCCATAGAGTGATTTACCACACTATGGTGAGAACCAAATTCACTTATAGCACGTGGATAGGATGGATAACCATCAGTTACTATATCCGTGCCTacttttacatatttttttaatactaGTAAAATCGTTTCCCATTTTCTATTGGGTATTAGTTCCACAAAAAACTCTCTACAATTTCCTTCCAACACACCTCCTATTATCCACTGAATTCCAGGTTCAGAATCCAATCGACTAGACGGATTCGATACTATAATTCCATTACAAATAGCTGTTTCGTCTATTTGTATCCTCTGACCAACTCCACCTATCGTTGTAACAACAGTATAACACTTGGAAATTGTTTccattattatttcttttacaGAAATATATGTTGGTTCAGAAGTTTCACACATGTTGATAGCCTGAAAATTAGTAATGACAAACCCCCACAATAAATGCAACggagaattttttaaattcaatatcTAAAGATTCAAATTTAGAACCTTTATTTAATGAACATCTTcgtttacaaattttttttgctacATTTGTACCCCTTTCCTTGAGAAAACAAAGATATGTTTtgaataaacataattcCTTTGCACTAATCATTAGTACAGGGAATACAAGGATATAACAAGTTGTTCTTCAATCCGTAGTCGATTGCCCTGTCATTATCAGTAAAAATAGGATTGTATGGATTGAATTGAAGCATTTCGTCCATCATCCTGTTCATTATAAGGgatagataaaataaaaaaatttcacgTTCAAAATACcattacttaaaaattcgcACCCCCCGGAAAAAAAatcctttaaaatttgattttatctCATTTTAtaccaaataattttttttcagtgAACGTATTTTTTAGGGGGTgcgaatttttaagtagCGCCTAGATTTTCATCTATAATTTGATCCATATTCCTGTTGCTTTTAATTATCCTTTTTGTCCCGGCCataggggtaaaaaataaaaaaataaaaaaaacgaacttttttaattttttaattttttaaccccCAAACCCGGGACGAAACCCCCGGGTACCGATTATTACATAATTATtgagatttttttagttgCGAGAACTTTTATAGATATAAGTTTACCATTATCTGAATAAATGAatcaattattaaaaggGATATTTGAATTAAGATCaaaattatgaatattAGACTATTTGGAAACGATTGCACGTAGAATAAAGGTGCAATTTTAGACATTTTgagtatttaaataatccTACTTACTAATATTATTCATAGAGCATCAGTCTGATGAATTGTGTGATATGTGTAAACAAGATcattttgtttaatattcTAAGTTCTTTATTAGATGATtttaagaatataaatagataatttatgaaaacTTTTAGAATGCTTAAGGTTTTATGTGTCCCTTCCATACACTGATATAAATTGTTACCTGAAGGCGAAGATGGGGAGTCTGAGGCTTTGTATTTGAAAAAGAATTCTTTTTAAGAgacataatatttatttatataatttctttatatagttttattcTCAGCCTGAAACAATCATGTTTGAGTTTGAGATGAAACGTTTGAAATATCTTGTTTCAGTCGTTTATTGGTGCCGCAAGTGATGGTGGTAACACTCTTCCCTCTTCTAATTGGAGATGTCCGTCTAAGATCGACTGGGTATTCTTTGGCAGATTTTCTTCTGTCTTGAATGTTACGAAATCACTGCGGTTAATGTGATGTTCTGTGTCATTTTCCAAACTTTTGATTAAATACGCACCTTTagttttgttttctttaacTATGTACGGTCCGATGAACTTCTTATCGAGTTTAATTCTCATATTTCTGTTTCTCATATAAACTATAGTTCCCTCTGGTACAGTATCAGGTCGATCTTTTCTGGTAGATCGCTTGTCTTcctttaaaatgttttctCTATTCCGGGTGTTAATAATATCCTGAGTGTTTTCAGCTATCTGTGCTCTCGTAGCTAAATACTCTGACGGATCAGTAAACAGCATCTCGAAGTCATTGGGAAGGTCTTGTATTATACTCGGTAATACTGCTTTTCTTCCATACAGCATTTCGAACGGTGACATTCCGAGTTTCCCGATCGGAGACGAGCGGTATTGCATAAGAGCAAAAGGCAAGGCCTTGTCCCAATGAATTGGGTAATCCGATACAAATTTAGACAGTTTTAATATGAGACTCTGGTTAGTTCTCTCCACTGGGCCGTTAGATCGTGGATGATAAGGACTAGAATATCTAAATTTAGCTTTGGGTAGCTCAGATACTCTGTTCACAATCTGATTCTTAAATTCTAATCCTTGGTCGCTCCTGATCACGTTAACAGGCCCATGTCTGGTAAAGATCTCTTCCATGATGAACTTAGCAATTTCATACGCCGATTTATGTTTGATGGCCCTCGCTTCCACCCATTTAGTTACATAATCAGTAGCTACTACGATAAATCGTTCCCCAGAGGCGCACTTAGGCAGGGGCCCATGCAGTCGATTCATATCATTTTGAATGCTGACTCAAGTACCGTGGGGAAGGATCGggtacatgaccgtttggaacccgcttggggaaaatgaacccgcattgaaaaattaaaggaCCCCCTTTCAAAAAATGGCAAGATTgacaaaaacaaattttgttGAAGAAGATGAGCTTTTTAGTGatgaaatgtttttaaacatggaaataaatgaaaattttattttggaaaCATTTTATGATGCTGAGACAGCGTGTATCTTTCTGGCACGCAgttcattaataaaaaacaacttTTTTTGTACTGTATGCAGCTCTGAAAGGCCAATGAAATTGATTAGAAGAATAAGATTATTAGACAAATATGTTTGGAATTGCACGAAACCTTGTACGGCTTCTAAATCTGTCAGAAAGAACtctatttttgaaaataccaaattaagtttttataaaattataagaatGATATATAAGTATATCAAAAGAGTTTCCTTTCTCGATATAGCAAATGATCTTGAGCTAGACAGAAAAACCGTAAGTACATATGGTATGCTCTGCAGAGATCGCATAATCGAGGAAGTGACCAATAATAGCCAGAGGTTAGGAGGTCGTGATGAGTTCGGCATTCCTAAAGTAGTGGAGATCGACGAGAGTCTATTCTTTCGTGCCAAATATAATCGTGGCAATCATACCACAGGTCAGTGGTATGTAGGAGGAGTTGAAAGAGGTTCTAGAAAGGCCTTTCTCGTTCCTGTAGCTAGTAGAAATACTGCTACGCTTCTTGAGGCAATACAAGATAATGTATTGCCTGGTTCTATTGTGATCACTGATCAATGGAGAGCATATGGTGCTGCATTTAGACAAATCACAGGGATGGAGCATAGGACTGTCAATCACTCTATCAATTTCGTAAATCCTAACGATCCCGAGACACATACTCAACAAATTGAAGGATTTTGGTCTCTTTCGAAGAGAGATATTCGGTCTAGACATGGAATAAACCAGGACGAGCACTATGAGTATCTTTTACAGTTTCTATGGTCTTATCAAATACCAAAAAACCAAAGAATTAATCGACTTCTTTCattattcaaaataaatcgttaagtctctttttttataatttttttatttttccctttttttgaatttttcaatgcgggttcattttcccaaagcgggttccaaacggtcatgtaccAAAGATCGAGTTTTTTTCGTGGCTTCTGGTGTTAGATGCATGTCTGGCAGCCTCTAACAACCTTCCGAATTTCGTCTCTCGATACTCCTTCTATCCCATCCTGtgcttttaaaaaacaactgGTCGCTTCAACGCCTCCGTGTCCTATGTACTCACGGGATTCCAGAATCGTTCTCTTTCGTTCTTCTTTCTCGTCCAGACTTTCTAACTTCAATGTGTAAGCTTGTACCCGTGAAAAGCAGTCAGGCAGTGTGTGAGTCTTGCCCTCTTTATACTCTATCTTGAACCTGAGATCACTAAGAAACATTAGCCATCTCGCAATCCGACCTTGAGGGTTCTTTAGTTTATATAGCCACATTAATGGCTTGTGGTCGCTTCTTACGATAAATTCTTCGTGTATGTACATCTTGAAGCTTTTTATTGCGTAGATTATTGCTAAAGCTTCCTTTTCAAGTGTCCTATAGTTTCTTTCGTGCTTATTTAGTACCCTGCTGGTGCCTCGTATCGTAACCTCCTTACCTTCTTGCACCTGCTTTAATGCACCACCAAGACAGGTGTCAGAGGCATCCGCTTCGATTATAAAAGGCTTGTCCATGTTCGGTAGAGACAATATGGAGAACTAATGAGCTCCACCCGCATAGCATCTATGTCGTCGCCGGCTGATTGCGTAATTTTACCTTTCTCATTTATAATTCGGTAGACCTCTGTCGCTTTTAAGCTGAAATCTGGTATTAACATTCTATAGAAACCTAATAGTCCAATGGCTGATTTAGTTGTTTTACGGTTTTAATCTCAATTCGATTTTCCAGTGGACCCAATTTAGCTTTGTCCGGGGCAATCTTTCCTGACACGATAGTATAGCCTAGTATATCTATCGTTCTAGTCATAATATTTCCTTTCTCCATGTTGACTTTTAGTTTATTGCTGGTTAAGACGTCTAAAACCTCGCGCAGGTCTTTGTCGTGCGATTCCTCGTCCTTCGAGTAGACGAATATGTCATCGAGGTAAACTACCGTAGTCCGGTTCAATTGGTTTCTAAAAATCTTGTACATTAGACTTTGAAACGTAGCCGGAGCATTCGTCAATCCGAAGGGCATTCTCACGAATTGGAACTTTCCCGAAGAGGTCATGAAAGCAGTTAATTCTTTCGATTCTTACTCCATCGGGATCTGGTAATATCCTTTTTCTAGGTCAAGTTGGGAGTATATCTTTGCACCGCTCAGATATGTTAACATTCTTCGGTCAGAGGTGGCCGACatactttttttacagTAATCTCGTTAAGTTCTCTAAAATCTATACACAATTGTTTCTTCCCATCTCATTTTGGGTAACTACTATTGGGAAAACTCCATCTACTAGTACTCTTTTCGGCGCTCCTTGAATTCAAAATCACaggggttaaaaaaattaaaaaattcgcGAACATGTATTGTAAACAttctacaaaaaaattccaAATGCCCCtatgattttgaatttaaggaaagcgatttttaaattttaattttttacccctaaTGCAAGTAAAGAACCTCTACAGCATAATCTTTGTTGAAGAGGAACCAGCAATAGAGTACTTAAAGGCTTTAAACTTCTACAGAAATACTATAAAGTGTGACTGTGGTTGTTTTATGAACCAagtaaaatctaaaaactACTTGGAAGGAATCTGCTTTTATTGTACAAATGGCTGCAAAAAGCGAAAAAGTATCAAAAATGGTACTTTTCTCCAGAAGTCTTGAATGCTTACACATATACAACTTAGAATGTTGTATTGTTGGGCAATGAAAATGACTAACTCTTTGGCCTCAGTAACATGCGAGGTCTCCAAGCCCACATATATTTCTTTCAAGGGGGTCATccttgaaaaaataaaaaatgaaataaatacattttttgtaaaaataggGGGAATAGGTAAAATTATTCAGGTTGACGAAACAGCAATCTGTAGAGGTCGTATAATTACGAATCCTACTACAGAGTAAGATAATATACCTGGAACGACTTGGTTGGTGAAGGGGCTCTAGGGCCTATTCCCgggtattttttttgtttaaaggGGGGACcctttaaacaaaaaaattatagaaaaaaagaaatctcaattatttatttcgaattaaaagttttaagaGAGTTAAAAAGGCGTCTTTATAGGCTTTAGAATCAtgagtttttaaatttcttctcCTCCAAACATATTCTTCTATATACCCTGGCATTGAATAACCTGGTATTCCTTTCCTCGTTTTGATGTCCGATTTGAATTGAGACCACTCACATTCTATTAAATTAGTGTGGTCTCCATCAGCATTGGTGAATCCTTCCTCATGGTTCACGATTTTATGTACTCCGCCAATCCCAGCAACAGCGTATGGGTAGGATCTGTGCCCATCTGTTTTTATTACAGACATAGgactaatatttttagagaAAAAGTCGAAGAaagtttctttttttctatttggTAAAACTTTAAGAACTAGTTTTCtagttttttcttctaCTGCTCCAATTATCCAAGTAGCTTTACTAATTGAATCGTACATTTCAGATGGTGACTTAATAAGTTTTCCTTTTATTATAACACTCTCATCTACTTGTATTGGGTGCTCTGGCCCCAATTTCTCCCATGTATTCTTATTATCTTCAGTTATTACTTCTATAATATTccttttaattctttttatagtatttaaagaaaccaaagtatttttattaatattatattcataatttttttccagccatgaatatattataaataagtaTTCGCTTGTGTCTATCTTTGGActtgaaatttttagcCCCTCAAAAACTGATTTGGATTTTCTGCACAATAAGTTAGTACATCTGAATCGAAAACCGTTCgaataagaaaaatcatGTTCCAAAACCATGCTCTCATAACATTTCGAGcatgttttaaattcttcaaGTAAGCCATGCCTTTGAATAAAGGCCATGGCTGCTTcatttgaagaaaaaatgtCAGATCTCGAATTTCTTGGTTCTTCttcaaaattattcattttttaggggttgtaaaaatttccCAGTTTAGGGCCCATTCCCGGGAAATGCCGTCTTTTTTACGTTCATTACCCGGGAATAGGCCCTAGCGCCGGTGAAGGGTAtagaaaatgaagataGGGActgttttctaaaaattgttCCTAATAGGACTGCGGCTGTGATGTTAGAGCTTTTTAAGGAGTATGTTGTCGAAGGAATGATAATAAGAACTGATGGTTTTGCATCTTACCGTTCTGCTGTTCGTTACTTCGGATCTGTTCATGAAGTTGTTAATCATAGTGTTGGCTTTACTAATGAGTATGGACATCAtactaataaaatagaGAATCTATGGAGTCATTTAAAAACAGAATTAAGAACAAGAAGAGGAATAATGAAGGTGAATATggaagattttatatatgaaTTCCAATTTAGAAGTAAATATctaaaagacaaaaatatCGATACTTATGCtgaaattttcaaaaaaatacttttgtTAGAATAAatggttttttttaatttttaattttttaacccctgtgattttgaatttaaggAGCGCCCTCTTTTCTATGATACCTTCTTTTAAAAGACGTGATACTTCCTCTCGAACAAAATTCCTCTTGTCTATACTTAATGGATAATTCCTTTTACACACAATCTTAGGTGTGTTTAATTGTATCTTATGTTCAACAAAGTTCACAGTAGATTTACATGTCAAGTAATTTGATTCATATTTGTGTATAAGCTTCTGTTTAACGGATATTTTCTTATCCGAaggcaatttttttaatacgGCTACTGAGATGTAAGTTTTTGGAAATGAGTAAGacttaataattttattattgatcACAATTGTTTGGTCGTCGTAGTTCATTCGTATTCCGTGGGTCCTCATAAAATCTTTTCCCACAATGACGTCGAAGTTAAGGTCATTTACCACAAGCAAGTCGGCTTTATAGTGGTTTCCTTGCATCCTTAATCTTGTTCTTATCATTTCATCGATCCGAGAATGGGAGGTAGCGGTTGTTAGTACTGATTCCTCAGTTTTCTCCACAGTTTTGTTTCCTATCAGCCGTCTGTTTTTGAAAGTTGCGACGCACCGCTATCGAATAGTATTCTTACAGAGGTAGTATTGAGGTGCCCTTTGATCGTGGTAAATTCTTTGTCTTCTTGAGATTGAATGTCTTCTATTGACATTACCTTCttagaattatttttaaagcatTCCTTATGCAAATGTTCTCCGCCGCACTTGAAGCAATTAGATTTCTTTCTTTCGTTGTCTTCTGTTTTGGATGGGGAGCTCTTTGTCTGTCGGCCCACTACTCTCTGTTATTGTCCTCGCCATTTTCGAATGTGACGTctcaatatattttagatttctCTCGTACCAGTCGAGGAGTTCTTCCCAAGATTCTGTTGCTTCAGCCCTTTCTCTCAAGGCCAACGGAAAGTGTTTTGCTATTTCCTCGATTAGGTCTTTGACTTCAATATTCGCTCTCTTGTTCAAAATCATCAGATCATGTATAAAACCCTTAATGCTTCCTTGCATTGGACCTTTATAAACTTTCTTatagataattttaattggaTTCGCGTTCTGCTTCAGCTCTTCCTTCccatatttatttagaaattttggcgctacttaaaaattcgcaccccctaaaaaaaattacattgaccaattaaatttatataaaaaaaatatttttaacccttaaaattatatttaaaacaatatttttatgaaaatatgaatttacaaaagttaaaatatttaaaaaaacagttATAACATATAATTAGTACAAACAATTTAATTACTTTaacatagaaaaaatatcaattatttttacgaAGGCTAATTTGATTGTAAATGGTTTTGaatattctatattttcttttttttccatttaAACTCATCTAACCAACAtttaattcttattttatttattcctCCACGCTTTCTACAATCATGCTTAAGATGCGACCACATATTTTCTAcataatttgtattttgtcCTTCTTCATTACAAAATCCCATAGAGTGATTTACCACACTATGTGAGAACCAAATTCACTTATAGCACGTGGATAGGATGGATAACCATCAGTTACTATATCCGTGCCTacttttacatatttttttaatactaGTAAAATCGTTTCCCATTTTCTATTGGGTATTAGTTCCACAAAAAACTCTCTACAATTTCCTTCCATCACACCTCCTATTATCCACTGAATTCCAGGTTCAGAATCCAATCGACTAGACGGATTCGATAGTATAATTCCATTACAAATAGCTGTTTCGTCTATTTGTATCCTCTGACCAACTCCACCTATCGTTGTAACAACAGTAGAACACTTGGAAATTGTTTccattattatttcttttacaGAAATATATGTTGGTTCAGAAGTTTCACACATGTTGATAGCCTGAAAATTAGTATATGACAAACACCAACAATAAATGCAAcgaagaatttttttaaattcaatatcTAAAGATTCAAATTTAGAACCTTTATTTAATGAACATCTTcgtttacaaattttttttgctacATTTGTACCCCTTTCCTTGAGAAAACAAAGATATGTTTtgaataaacataattcCTTTGCACTGATCATTAGTACAGGGAATACAAGGATTTAACAAGTTGTTCTTCAATCCGTAGTCGATTGCCCTGTCATTATCAGTGAAAATGGGATTGTATGGATTGAATTGAAGCATTTCGTCCATCATTTTGTTCATTATAAGGgatagataaaataaaaaatttcacgTTCAAAATACcattacttaaaaattcgcacccccccccccccgaaa
The DNA window shown above is from Vairimorpha necatrix chromosome 7, complete sequence and carries:
- a CDS encoding reverse transcriptase is translated as MNRLHGPLPKCASGERFIVVATDYVTKWVEARAIKHKSAYEIAKFIMEEIFTRHGPVNVIRSDQGLEFKNQIVNRVSELPKAKFRYSSPYHPRSNGPVERTNQSLILKLSKFVSDYPIHWDKALPFALMQYRSSPIGKLGMSPFEMLYGRKAVLPSIIQDLPNDFEMLFTDPSEYLATRAQIAENTQDIINTRNRENILKEDKRSTRKDRPDTVPEGTIVYMRNRNMRIKLDKKFIGPYIVKENKTKGAYLIKSLENDTEHHINRSDFVTFKTEENLPKNTQSILDGHLQLEEGRVLPPSLAAPIND